From Vicinamibacterales bacterium:
AGCATCGCTCACTGCTTGAACGTCTGAGACGCTTGCTCTCGCTGTTGCTGGCGCTGACCATCGCGTTACTCATTGCTCTAGCGCTCGGTCGGCCCGAGGCGGGTGCAATCACCGGAGCACCGCGCGAGGCTGTAATCGTATTGGATACGTCAATCACAATGGCCGCTCGAACCGCTGACAACCAGTCTCGCTGGGACCATGCTCGTGATGCAGCAACACGACTGATCGAGAGTGCCGGTGGGAACGACCGTTTCCTGTTGGCCGATACGTCCGGCCGGGTGGCAACGGCGATGACCGCTGACAGGGTGCAGCTCGGTGCCGCGCTTGAACGAATGACGCCGTTAGCCATCAGGCCCGTCTTTCCTCAGGTGGACGTGTCAGGTCGTGAAGTGATCGTTGTCTCCGACGGAATCGCTACACTTGATTTACCGCGGACAGCCCGTGTGTTGTCTGTCTTTGAGCCAGCTGACAATGTAGCGATCGCCGACTTCACGGTGGTCGCGCGTGCCGGTGAGCGCGAGGGCTATGATGGGCGGTTTGTTATTGCGAATCACTCTCTGGAATCGAAGTTCATCCGTCTGACGATTGAGGATAGTAGCGAAGTAGGCTTCATCGAGAATGTTACGGTCAACGGACGAGATACGATTATGCGCACGGTTGCGTTGAGCGGAAATCCGGTGGGTGTAATCCGCGCCAGAGTCACGACTGATGAGGATGTGCTTTCTGTCGACGATGAAGCGATTGATTACCTTCCACCACTGCGAGATACAACCGTTGCCTTGGTTACCGCGGGTAATGAATTTCTCGAAACGCTACTCGGACTTGATGGGCGAGTCGATCTTCGTGTGATCAGCCCTGATGTTTACAACGGTAACGAGGCGGTCGACCTCTACGTCTTTGACGAATTCGCGCCAAGTATCCAGCCGAGGCACCCTGCTTTGTTGTTTCGCCCGCCTGGACGGCCGTGGCTAGCTGCATCCGACCTTACGCCGCCGCTTCGTGCGTCGGCGATAGAGGTGACGAATTGGGATGAAGCCCATCCAATTTTGGAACATGTCTCCATGCTTGATGTGCGGATTACCGACGCACGACACCTCGAATTCGCTTCGACCTCTCCAACCACTCGGATTCTGGCGTCGGGTGGCCAGACACCTCTGGTTGTTGTCAACTCGGCTGTGCCAAAGTGGGTTGCGGTCAACTTTGCACTCGACGATTCGGACTTCCCAATGCATCCAAGTTTCCCGATTTTTATGCAGAATGTGTTGACTTGGTTTATGGGGGACAGGCTACCACTTCGGCGATCGGTCGGTACAGTGGATGTGCCGCTATCAGATGCGACGGTCGCGACAATCAACGGAGTGGATCTCACGACCTGGTCAAGGCTTGATAGCACGTCATTTGAGGCACCTGTGCCTGGACTCTACGTGGCGTCAGCCGGCGCAGCCCGCACTTACGTGGCGGTGAATTTACCGGCAGGCCTTTCAGACGTCAACGGTGTCACTCTAACGGGCCGAGAAAATATCGCTTGGGAGACCGGGTGGAGGCTATCAGGTGAACTGTGGAAGTATCTACTCGGCCTTGCCTTGGTTCTGGTCGTTTTTGAGTGGTGGACTTACCATCGACGAATCACCGTGTGATACTGCTTGGATGAGCTCCGTTAGCCTGAACACTGAGTGAATCATGAATATTGCCGTCGAGTATTACTGGCCGATCGTTCTATTGGTGCTAATACCAACAGTCTGGTGGGTCCAGCGGCGATCGTTCACTGGATTCACAGCGCACCAACGGGCTCTGCAGACGGTTGTGCGCTCAACCGTATTACTGTTACTTATTTTTGCTCTGATGCAACCGACATGGGAACGTTCCGGGCGTTGGCTATCGGTGGTCTATTTACTTGATCAGTCGGCCAGTGTATCCCCAGCATCAGCTGTAACGGCCTCGCAGTGGATCTCGGCGTCGACCCTTGAGGGCCAGCCCGATCACTGGCAGGCTATGACCTTCGGTGCCTCGACAGTTGCCTTTGACGATCTGGAAGCCGTTGAAGTGGCGATCAGTGGGCAAGCTGATTCCCCGTTATCGTCATTGTCGGATGATGCAGGGAGCACGAATCTTGAGTTGGCAGTGCGCGAGGCAGCACGAGTATTTGCGCCGAACCAAGTCAAACGCCTCGTCTTGATGACTGACGGGCACGAGACGAGCGGGAGTCTCATTGAGGCCGTGGGATTGCTTCAACAGCAAGGGATCGCTGTTTACACGATGCCACTGGACCCGAGAGACCTCGGTGATGGCTGGGTTGACGACGTGCGAATGCCCGACGTAGTGACCATCGATGAGCCGTTCGCCATCACTGTACGCGTCCTGGGACAGACCGATACGCCAGCGGTGGTCGAGGTCCTACACGACAACTCGGTGCTTGACGCCAAATCGATCCAACTCTCCTCAGAGCCACAGGAAATGACACTTAAGGGAAACCTCACTGAGGTCGGGTCAGCCGAGCTCGTCGTTCGTCTCCGTGCTGTTGAGGACGTAATGGCGCAAAACAACCAGCTCCGCCGATCGGTTGTTACCACTGACCGACCAAAGGTGCTCTATGTTGAAGGCCACGCTGAGAGTCAGCACTTTCTAACGAGAGCACTTGAAGCAGGAGGCCTGTCGGTCGACACAGCAACGGCGATGTCTTTGCCAGGCGATGCGGCGAGTCTAGAACCTTACGCGGCGGTGATTTTTAGTGACGTTGCTGCCGATGCCCTCGGCAGGGTGCAGATGGAGGCACTGTCAGGCTACGTGAGCGATTTCGGCGGCGGTTTCATTATGGCTGGCGGTGATGCGATGTATGGAGAGGAAGGGTACGCCGATAGTGTGCTCGAAGCTTTGCTGCCGATCACGTTCACCGTAAAGGAGCGACCGGAAGAATTCGCACTTATTATCGTGCTCGACAAGTCGTGGAGCATGGTGGGCGAGAAAATTGAGTTATCGAAGGAAGCCTCGAAAGCTGCAGTTGACGTGCTCGCCGATCACCATGAGATTGGGGTCGTGGCGTTCAACAACAGTCTTGACTGGCCTGTTCTACTCCAGCGCGCTTCGAACCGCGAGTGGATTAAGGACAGAATCAGTACGATTATGCCGAGTGGGCACACCAATGTGTATCCCGCGCTTGAGGAAGCCTTTCTCGGACTTGAAGGGAGCGAGAGTCGTCTGAAGCACGTCATTCTGTTGTCGGATGGTCGGACATATCCTGACGATTATGAAGGGCTCGTCACGAAGATGGCCGAGGCGGAGATAACTGTTTCAACGGTTGCGATGGGGCAGGAGGCAGACCGCGAATTGCTCGCTAACATTGCAGACTGGGGAGAGGGACGTGGCTATGTCGTGGAGGATGTGGGGGAGGTACCACAAATCTTCGCGCAGGAAACACGGCGCGCCGCAAGACCAACACTAGTCGAGGTGCCGTTTAGTCCGATTGTGGAGAAGTCGGTTGAAATGTTCAAGGGGATTGACTTCGCTTCTTCCCCACCCCTGCAGGGTTACCTTAGTACAAGGTTGAAGGAGACGTCTGAGGCGCTGCTTATATCGGAGGAGGACGATCCAATTCTGGCGCGATGGCAGTTTGGGCTCGGGCGAGCAGTTGCCTTCACCTCCGACGTTAAAAACCGGTGGGCGACCGAGTGGTTGGAGTGGCCGGGTTATGGCAAGTTCTGGACGCAGCTTGTAAGACAAACGATGCGCGGCTCGGACGATCGCTTCAGGGCACTCACGGTAAAACGCGAAGCGGACCGGGCACACATCACCGTCGACATTCCGCCCGCTGCTGGGGATGTGACCGCCCCGCCGACGGTTCGGTGGACTGTCGGCAACGGCATGACAACGACTATTAGGACTGAGCGCGTTAGCTCAGCATCTTATGCAGCTAGTGTCACGCTCGGGCCTGAGGACGACCAAACTTTTCAAACCGAACTACCCGATGGTTCAGAAGTTGCTCGATCGCTCCTCTATTCGTATCCGGCTGAGTATCAGTTCCGGCCGGCCAACGTCGAACTGCTTCAAGCCATTGCCCACGACACGGGTGGCGTGTTCGCACCGTCGCTGGAACAAATCTTTGAAGATGATGGGGTTCGTACGGTTCGGCCGATTGCCCTTTGGCCCTTTTTGGTGGCTTTGGCCTTGGCGCTCTACTTGCTCGACTTGCTCCTTAGGCGGATTAGACTGTTTGAGGCGAGTGCCGATCTCGCATCACCCTTCCAGTCCTGACAAGCTACCGAGGTCTCTTGTGGGCCCACGGCAACGAGACGTTTGGGGGACGACCTACTTCCCACCGGAAAATAGGCGAAAACGTTACATTTTCTCCTGTGGAGGCGCCGGTCCCTCGCTTTGTGCCTGTTGAACCAAGAAATCCTTGACCTTATTGCCTTTTTTCTAGACTCCTGCTCGTAGTATGATGCGTCCCGTGACCGGCTCGGGGGATTGATGCTGAGCCCTCGAAGCGAAGGGTTTCCTCGCCTACAGCGAGGTGGGAGTTTGTGTTGTTCGGTGTTGAACGTCCAGAGAGGTGATCGCACCTATGGCTGATATCGAGATCACTGAAGCAATTGATTCGGGAGTTTCGCGGCGAAACTTCATTAAGGGCGTCATTGCGGCGGGTGCCGCCGTGGGCTCGGCGAACTACATGTTCCGGGGCGTTGGTGCCGTCTTCGCTCAGCCGACCTCACCAGGTGCGGTTGAGCGCCTGATTACACTAACCGTCAACGGACAGCAGCGCCGCGTAGACGTTATGAAGCAAGAAACGCTGGCTATGACGCTCCGTTATAAGCTTGGTCTGACTGGAACAAAACTTGGCTGCGACCGTTCCGAGTGTGGAGCCTGCACGGTTTTGATAGATGAAGTCCCTCACTATTCGTGCTCGATCCTGACACAGAGCGTGCGTGGCCGTGATGTCAGGACGATTGAAGGGCTGGCTAACGAAGATGGCTCGTTACATCCAGTGCAGCAGGCTGTAGTTGACGAGCAGGGTTTCCAGTGCGCGTTCTGTATGACCGGGTTCGTTATGAGCGCAGTTGGTTATCTGCAGAAGAATGAGAATCCGACGCGCGCCGAGTTGGCGCACGGGCTCTCAGGTAATCTGTGTCGTTGCGCTGACTACGACAAAATCTTGACCACGATGGAGCGGGCTGCCGAGAACATGCGGCAGGCGTAAGCAGGGCCGCCGGCCCGGGGTAGGCCGCTGCGGTGCGCGCGCATTATTTAGGAGGAGGTAATCATCATGGCCGTGATTCGCGACATGATGCCCGTGTTTGAACTGTTCCAGCCGGCTAGTGTGGAAGATGCCACGGCGCTGCTCAGGGAGCATGGTGACCAGGCTTGGGTGATGGCTGGGGGTCTAGACTCGTTCGACTGGTTTAAGGACCGCGTGAAGCGGCCTTCCGTTGTCGTTGATCTTGGCGGTATCGAAACGCTTAAAGGAATTACGGCTACGGCTAATGGCTTAGAAATTGGCGCAATGACGCCACTGACAGAGGTTGTTGAACACCCGGAGGTCCGAGAACGCTACGGTCTTCTAAGTGAGGCAGCTTCACTCGTCGCGTCACCGCAGATCCGGAATCAGGGAACGATTGGTGGTAACAACACTCAGGACACGAGGTGCTGGTACTACCGGGATGGGTGGACATGTTATCGGGCTGGCGGCAACATCTGTTATGCCGACACGCCGACGTCGATGAACCGGGAGCACGCCATCTTTGGTGCCGACCGCTGTGTTGCTGTGAATCCGTCTGACACCGCGCCGGCGCTCATCGCGCTTGACGCGAAGATGGTGTTCCAGACTGCCGATAGTGAGCGCGTTGTTGATGCGGAGGACTATTTCATTGGGCCGAGTATTGACATCATGCGCATGACCGTCCTCCAGCCTGGTGAACTCTTGACGAAAATTCGCATTCCGTCGACTTGGGCTGGTGCGCAGTTTTACTTTGAGAAGGTGCGTGACCGCGAGGTTTGGGATTTCCCGTTGGTCAACGTTGCGTCGGCTGTGCGGGTGAGTGGGAGTACGATTGATGATGCGCGAGTAGCAGTCAACGGTACGGCACCGTATCCAATGCGGCTGGTTGCGGTGGAGGATGCGGTCCGCGGTGCTTCTCAG
This genomic window contains:
- a CDS encoding BatA domain-containing protein; protein product: MTFLALTSLQVALLCGLTAATVIVLFFLKLRHPRVAVASLLLWERVLQDRQHRSLLERLRRLLSLLLALTIALLIALALGRPEAGAITGAPREAVIVLDTSITMAARTADNQSRWDHARDAATRLIESAGGNDRFLLADTSGRVATAMTADRVQLGAALERMTPLAIRPVFPQVDVSGREVIVVSDGIATLDLPRTARVLSVFEPADNVAIADFTVVARAGEREGYDGRFVIANHSLESKFIRLTIEDSSEVGFIENVTVNGRDTIMRTVALSGNPVGVIRARVTTDEDVLSVDDEAIDYLPPLRDTTVALVTAGNEFLETLLGLDGRVDLRVISPDVYNGNEAVDLYVFDEFAPSIQPRHPALLFRPPGRPWLAASDLTPPLRASAIEVTNWDEAHPILEHVSMLDVRITDARHLEFASTSPTTRILASGGQTPLVVVNSAVPKWVAVNFALDDSDFPMHPSFPIFMQNVLTWFMGDRLPLRRSVGTVDVPLSDATVATINGVDLTTWSRLDSTSFEAPVPGLYVASAGAARTYVAVNLPAGLSDVNGVTLTGRENIAWETGWRLSGELWKYLLGLALVLVVFEWWTYHRRITV
- a CDS encoding VWA domain-containing protein gives rise to the protein MNIAVEYYWPIVLLVLIPTVWWVQRRSFTGFTAHQRALQTVVRSTVLLLLIFALMQPTWERSGRWLSVVYLLDQSASVSPASAVTASQWISASTLEGQPDHWQAMTFGASTVAFDDLEAVEVAISGQADSPLSSLSDDAGSTNLELAVREAARVFAPNQVKRLVLMTDGHETSGSLIEAVGLLQQQGIAVYTMPLDPRDLGDGWVDDVRMPDVVTIDEPFAITVRVLGQTDTPAVVEVLHDNSVLDAKSIQLSSEPQEMTLKGNLTEVGSAELVVRLRAVEDVMAQNNQLRRSVVTTDRPKVLYVEGHAESQHFLTRALEAGGLSVDTATAMSLPGDAASLEPYAAVIFSDVAADALGRVQMEALSGYVSDFGGGFIMAGGDAMYGEEGYADSVLEALLPITFTVKERPEEFALIIVLDKSWSMVGEKIELSKEASKAAVDVLADHHEIGVVAFNNSLDWPVLLQRASNREWIKDRISTIMPSGHTNVYPALEEAFLGLEGSESRLKHVILLSDGRTYPDDYEGLVTKMAEAEITVSTVAMGQEADRELLANIADWGEGRGYVVEDVGEVPQIFAQETRRAARPTLVEVPFSPIVEKSVEMFKGIDFASSPPLQGYLSTRLKETSEALLISEEDDPILARWQFGLGRAVAFTSDVKNRWATEWLEWPGYGKFWTQLVRQTMRGSDDRFRALTVKREADRAHITVDIPPAAGDVTAPPTVRWTVGNGMTTTIRTERVSSASYAASVTLGPEDDQTFQTELPDGSEVARSLLYSYPAEYQFRPANVELLQAIAHDTGGVFAPSLEQIFEDDGVRTVRPIALWPFLVALALALYLLDLLLRRIRLFEASADLASPFQS
- a CDS encoding (2Fe-2S)-binding protein, which translates into the protein MADIEITEAIDSGVSRRNFIKGVIAAGAAVGSANYMFRGVGAVFAQPTSPGAVERLITLTVNGQQRRVDVMKQETLAMTLRYKLGLTGTKLGCDRSECGACTVLIDEVPHYSCSILTQSVRGRDVRTIEGLANEDGSLHPVQQAVVDEQGFQCAFCMTGFVMSAVGYLQKNENPTRAELAHGLSGNLCRCADYDKILTTMERAAENMRQA
- a CDS encoding xanthine dehydrogenase family protein subunit M, with protein sequence MAVIRDMMPVFELFQPASVEDATALLREHGDQAWVMAGGLDSFDWFKDRVKRPSVVVDLGGIETLKGITATANGLEIGAMTPLTEVVEHPEVRERYGLLSEAASLVASPQIRNQGTIGGNNTQDTRCWYYRDGWTCYRAGGNICYADTPTSMNREHAIFGADRCVAVNPSDTAPALIALDAKMVFQTADSERVVDAEDYFIGPSIDIMRMTVLQPGELLTKIRIPSTWAGAQFYFEKVRDREVWDFPLVNVASAVRVSGSTIDDARVAVNGTAPYPMRLVAVEDAVRGASQSEATAELAGEVAVRGARPLRQNAYKVPLMRNLVKRSIRGEA